In Montipora capricornis isolate CH-2021 chromosome 4, ASM3666992v2, whole genome shotgun sequence, a single genomic region encodes these proteins:
- the LOC138046855 gene encoding adhesion G-protein coupled receptor D1-like produces the protein MDLTNVDPNLSQTDRNLLEILTYVGLGLSILGSVITIISHLVLTERSLPLFQIRVSLMSSLLTGQITFLVGINATANKGACVAAAALMQYFFMAALCWMLVDGIHLYLFTVKVYNVSHKMLVYHLLSWGIPAVFVSISLGIATGINGIDSFVSDKHCWLSSGSGALWIFATFVALVELANTVIVVRVIKEMVSMQHTSHRQMEQARLGIRACLVLMPLLGITWLFGLLTPVHTAFLYVNVILNSTQGFFIFALHCWPKINRSRISTSTEERKSQNSDTCDQHTHDT, from the exons ATGGACCTCACAAATGTTGATCCTAACCTG TCTCAAACGGACAGGAACCTATTGGAGATCCTCACGTATGTAGGCTTGGGATTGTCTATCCTGGGATCTGTCATCACTATAATCAGCCACTTGGTCCTAAC AGAGAGGAGTTTGCCTTTATTCCAGATTCGTGTGAGCTTGATGTCCTCTCTATTGACAGGACAAATCACGTTTCTTGTTGGAATTAATGCCACGGCCAATAAG GGCGCCTGTGTGGCGGCAGCAGCTTTAATGCAGTACTTTTTTATGGCAGCTTTATGCTGGATGCTGGTGGATGGAATTCATCTTTACTTGTTCACTGTTAAGGTCTACAACGTTAGCCATAAAATGCTCGTGTATCATCTCTTGTCATGGG GGATACCTGCAGTTTTTGTCAGCATATCTTTGGGCATCGCGACTGGAATAAACGGAATCGATAGTTTTGTCAGCGACAAACA CTGCTGGCTTTCCTCTGGTAGCGGCGCCCTTTGGATATTTGCGACGTTTGTTGCGTTGGTTGAGCTT GCGAACACGGTAATTGTCGTGCGAGTGATAAAGGAAATGGTATCAATGCAACATACATCGCACAGGCAGATGGAACAAGCCAG ATTGGGGATCAGAGCGTGCTTGGTGTTGATGCCCCTGTTGGGTATCACGTGGTTATTTGGTCTCTTGACACCAGTACACACTGCGTTTCTGTACGTTAATGTCATTCTGAACTCCACTCAG GGGTTCTTCATTTTTGCTCTTCATTGCTGGCCAAAAATAAATAG ATCACGGATATCTACATCGACGGAAGAAAGAAAGTCACAAAACAGCGACACATGCGATCAACACACACATGACAcctag